From the Tripterygium wilfordii isolate XIE 37 chromosome 6, ASM1340144v1, whole genome shotgun sequence genome, one window contains:
- the LOC120000936 gene encoding piezo-type mechanosensitive ion channel homolog isoform X3, whose protein sequence is MFCRWWRYLLPYAGVHIALLYVYQLPVEFSGLSLWVAEFAGLYKVSVQSEWSEICSGLSLLFFYIMLSWIRCDLTEMEFIMSTRESNLTQQLLPLKHSFFIRELRSGVRHSNVLLRRSILRTFSINFFTYGFPISLLALSFWSFHFASLCAFGLLAYVGYILYSFPSFFHLHRLNGLLLVFILLWAASTYVFNVEFGVINNTLQKDMKVWETVGLWHYPIPGFYLLAQYCLGVLVALGNLVNNSIFLYLSDGDGESPNDDGTVEGSEDTKVTIVATIAWGLCKSSRALVLLLIFFNALKPGFIHAVYMVFFMMYLLSHTVSRRIRHSLILLCEVHFAILYILRLDLISKALEQGGSFFLEVLSQLGFLNHASSGDFLRIAVLACFCAIHNNGFEMVSSFSAIVQHFPCPPIGFSIFRAGLIKSVVLSLYISKSSKRQLSNSSPEQRVALYLSTVGNKFRLVYRACGTSIAFVTILLTVYLVSPNYTSFGYLFFLLLWIIGRQLMEKSMKCFWFPLKIYALAVFILIYSMSVFSSLRVWLSSGVDLSSVFGYNFEASIFENVWEPLAVLIVIQLYSYERRQSKYLRPNDNDEQEAGVFISAKHLLYQHSEKILNISLFYASLSSISAFGFIYIIGLVICSGVSRSSRVPAKVLLVYSGFLVMVEYLFQLCGDRDGMFPGQENSSLFLFLGLRLYNPGFFGLESGMRGKVLVVVACLLQYNAFHWLGKMPCDVRSGGKSARPYALFGTGEKPSDDCTDYEKESESTVSRPLIEKLKTATHSWPSFNACTSGSLDPMFSGRRDSEGSNNCKCSNGYARESFKENHKWTRKRIILLRKERLLLQKSTLKLLIKFWKENMFNVFGLEINMIALLLASFSVLNAISLLYVTSLAACIILPRHVISKLWVIFIFVFGSVVTLEYLGLWLNLTLWKLHIPTGARCNDCWRISNLHFEYCKKCWLGLAVDDPRMLISHYVVFMLACFKFHADQYNLTGSQLYQHLMSQFTNASGLSDLSFEMQGLWTSLDYFRLYSYCHLLDLVLSLVLITGTLEYDVLHLGYLGFALIFFRMRREILKKKNIIFKFLRMYNFALIVFSLAYQSPFVGEPCVGNCEMGDYVSEVIGFHKYDYGFRITSRSALVEIVIFMLVSLQSYMFASREFDYVSKYLEAEQIGAILHEQEKKAAWKTAQLQRVRCFEEQKRLRNLQVEKIKSEMLNLQIQLTKMNAAGTCASTSPQSEGTENGNNSPLNTCTVNSILDKEEVFFKPDPVYDSLVSFDFYGSPRGERSGSLPAANFRNHSMDSFTEITELNMKGVNEVTWHSNSGDQAKIKAKVNPLVSAVHLIGDGVSQVQSFGNRAVSNLVSFLNIENEETDSFVSFSTDHSSDDGMNDAIGSQETDCECMAHMLSVQSVGEHAVPSAACLQIRMIFCYIWAQIRSNNDFVCYCSFILIFLWNFTLLSMVYPAALFLYALCVNTGPSNLFWVVMLIYTEICILFQYLCQIIIQHCGLTFDVSLLQELGFPARRIMSSFVIRNLPLFLVYIFTLLQTTITARDGEWAMAKCVGIHKRRNQCQEEAVTSNGFMTRIVTLLLSTSRNVIRRLFRSLCRYWKSLTKGAETPPYFLQLSMEVNLWPEDGIQPERIESGINKSLDVVHDRRWHAKSRNHLHLASRVRIQSIERSPENDSIGLAVFEVLYASPPLECTHEEWYKSLTPASDVANEILEAHHTGIFKEIGFPYLILSVIGGGKREVDLYAYVFCADLAVFFLVAIFYQSVIKNNSEFLEVYQLEDQFPKEFVFILMMIFFLIVIDRIIYLCAFATGKVIFYLFNLLLFTYSIMRYAWYVDPSHKHAGRLALRAIYFTKAISLALQAVQIRFGVPRESTLYMQFLTSSVSQVNYLGFRLYRALPFLHELRCVLDWSCTTTSLTMYDWLKLEDIHASLFLVKCDVDLNRARHQQGHKQTKMTKFCNGICLFFVLMCVIWAPMLMYSSGNPTNIANPIKDASVRIDIKTVSGRLTLFQTTLCKKISWEEAGDSNLNLDPQGYLTAYSGKDIQLICCQADASTMWLVPPIVQARYMKSLTGSMGITFSWQFTRDRPKGKEVVKYELVVQDQDLPKASQVIKVLNGSTNSFTIYNVYPRYFRVTGSGDVRSLEHVVELVGGDLVLNRGNPEWWSFHDINASYVTGCGNIAGPMAIIVSEETPQGILGETLSKFSIWGLYITFVLAVGRFIRLQCSDLRMRIQFENLPSCDRLLAICEDIYAARAEGELKVEEVLYWTLVKIYRSPHMLLEYTKLD, encoded by the exons ATGTTTTGCAGGTGGTGGAGGTATCTTTTACCATATGCAGGTGTACACATAGCCCTACTGTATGTATATCAACTCCCTGTTGAATTTTCTGGGCTTTCCCTCTGGGTGGCTGAATTCGCTGGGCTTTATAAAGTTTCTGTTCAGTCAGAGTGGTCAGAAATATGTTCTGGTCTTTCACTGCTATTCTTCTATATCATG TTATCTTGGATTAGATGTGATCTTACAGAAATGGAGTTTATCATGTCCACAAGAGAGAGCAATTTGACTCAGCAACTTCTTCCCTTAAAGCATTCATTTTTTATTCGTGAATTAAG ATCTGGTGTAAGGCATTCCAATGTTTTGTTGAGGAGATCCATCTTGCGAACTTTTAGTATCAACTTTTTTACTTATGGTTTTCCG ATTTCCTTGCTCGCCCTTTCCTTTTGGAGTTTTCATTTTGCAAGTCTATGCGCTTTTGGACTGCTGGCATATGTTGGCTACATTTTATACTCCTTCCCTTCTTTCTTTCACTTGCACCGGTTAAACGGCTTGCTTCTTGTTTTCATTCTCTTGTGGGCTGCTAGCACCTATGTCTTCAATGTGGAATTTGGTGTCATAAATAACACACTGCAGAAG GATATGAAAGTCTGGGAAACTGTTGGTTTATGGCATTACCCAATTCCAGGATTTTATCTACTTGCACAGTATTGTCTCGGTGTCCTTGTTGCTTTGGGCAATCTTGTGAACAACTCTATTTTCCTCTACTTATCTGATGGAGATGGAGAATCACCAAATGATGATGGAACTGTCGAAG GGAGTGAAGATACCAAAGTAACGATTGTGGCCACAATTGCATGGGGACTGTGCAAAAGCTCTCGTGCTCTAGTGCTGCTGCTGATATTTTTTAATGCTCTGAAAcctgggtttattcatgctgtATACA TGGTTTTCTTTATGATGTATCTGTTAAGCCATACCGTTAGCAGGAGAATACGACATTCCTTGATTCTTCTATGTGAGGTGCATTTTGCGATATTGTATATTCTTCGGCTAGATCTAATCTCCAAAGCACTGGAGCAGGGAGGCTCCtttttcttggaagttttatCTCAGTTGG GTTTTCTTAATCATGCTAGTAGTGGCGATTTCTTGAGGATAGCTGTGCTTGCATGCTTCTGTGCCATTCATAATAATGGCTTTGAAATGGTGTCCTCATTTTCAGCAATCGTGCAGCATTTTCCATGCCCTCCAATTGGATTTAGCATCTTCAGAGCTGGTTTGATTAAATCGGTCGTATTATCACTTTATATCTCTAAAAGTAGCAAAAGGCAGCTGAGCAACTCTTCTCCTG AACAAAGGGTAGCCTTATATTTGAGCACGGTGGGGAATAAGTTTCGTTTAGTTTATCGAGCGTGTGGAACCTCAATTGCTTTCGTGACAATTCTTCTCACAGTGTACCTAGTAAGCCCTAATTACACCTCATTTGGTTACCTATTCTTCCTTTTATTATGGATTATTGGAAGACAACTCATGGAAAAGTCAATGAAGTGCTTCTGGTTTCCTCTAAAAATATATGCACTTGctgtatttattttgatttatagCATGAGTGTCTTCTCAAGTTTGCGGGTATGGCTGTCCAGTGGTGTTGATCTTTCTTCTGTCTTTGGCTATAACTTTGAAGCTTCTATATTTGAAAATGTTTGGGAACCCTTAGCTGTACTAATTGTAATTCAACTCTATAGCTATGAAAGGAGACAGAGCAAATATCTAAGGCCAAATGATAATGACGAACAAGAGGCGGGTGTTTTTATTTCCGCAAAACATCTTTTGTATCAGCATAGTGAGAAGATTCTGAACATTTCCTTGTTCTATGCATCTCTATCCTCCATCAGTGCTTTTGGTTTCATTTATATTATAGGCTTGGTGATATGTTCTGGTGTATCAAGATCTTCAAGAGTTCCTGCAAAAGTACTTCTGGTTTATTCAGGATTTCTTGTGATGGTTGAATATCTTTTCCAGCTGTGTGGTGATCGGGATGGTATGTTCCCTGGTCAGGAGAATTCTAGTTTGTTCCTTTTTCTGGGCTTACGACTCTATAATCCTGGTTTCTTTGGTTTAGAATCAGGCATGAGAGGAAAAGTTTTGGTCGTTGTTGCATGTTTACTTCAATATAATGCATTCCATTGGTTGGGAAAGATGCCCTGTGATGTTCGAAGTGGAGGAAAGTCAGCAAGACCTTATGCTTTGTTTGGCACTGGAGAGAAACCCTCTGATGATTGTACAGATTACGAAAAAGAAAGTGAATCAACGGTTTCCAGGCCACTGatagaaaaactaaaaacaGCAACACATTCTTGGCCATCTTTTAATGCTTGTACATCTGGAAGTTTAGATCCTATGTTTTCTGGGAGAAGAGACTCTGAAGGCAGTAACAACTGTAAATGTTCAAATGGATATGCCAGAGAAAGTTTCAAAGAGAACCATAAGTGGACCCGAAAGCGGATTATTCTCTTGAGAAAAGAAAGGCTTCTCTTGCAGAAGAGTACTTTAAAGTTACTTATCAAGTTTTGGAAAGAGAATATGTTCAACGTTTTTGGCCTTGAAATCAATATGATAGCTTTACTTCTAGCCAGCTTCTCTGTGCTCAATGCCATCTCTTTACTCTATGTTACATCACTGGCAGCATGTATTATTTTGCCAAGGCATGTCATATCAAAACTTTGGGTCATATTTATCTTTGTGTTTGGTTCCGTTGTCACCCTTGAGTACTTGGGCCTCTGGTTAAATCTGACGCTCTGGAAGCTGCATATTCCAACTGGTGCACGGTGTAATGACTGTTGGAGAATCTCTAATCTTCACTTCGAGTACTGCAAAAAATGCTGGTTAG GACTTGCAGTTGATGATCCTCGGATGCTTATCAGCCACTACGTAGTTTTCATGCTTGCTTGTTTCAAATTCCATGCTGACCAATACAATCTCACTGGGTCACAGTTGTATCAACATCTGATGTCTCAGTTTACGAATGCATCTGGATTGAGTGATCTGTCCTTTGAAATGCAAGGGTTGTGGACATCTCTCGACTATTTTAGGCTCTACAGTTATTGTCACTTGCTAGATCTCGTTCTTTCTTTGGTTTTAATTACGGGAACTCTTGAATATGATGTTCTTCACCTGGGCTATCTTGGGTTTGCTCTAATTTTCTTCCGCATGCGGCGtgaaattttaaagaaaaagaatataatCTTCAAGTTCTTGCGGATGTACAACTTCGCTTTAATCGTCTTTTCCCTTGCCTATCAATCCCCTTTTGTGGGGGAACCTTGTGTGGGAAACTGTGAGATGGGAGATTATGTTAGTGAAGTGATTGGATTTCATAAATATGATTATGGGTTCCGGATCACTTCAAGATCTGCACTAGTCGAGATTGTCATATTTATGCTTGTATCACTACAATCTTACATGTTTGCATCCCGGGAATTTGATTATGTTTCCAAATATCTTGAAGCAGAGCAAATTGGTGCCATATTGCATGAGCAGGAGAAGAAGGCTGCCTGGAAGACTGCACAGTTGCAACGTGTTCGTTGCTTTGAAGAGCAGAAGCGTCTCCGTAACTTACAAGTCGAGAAGATCAAATCGGAGATGCTTAATCTTCAAATTCAACTTACCAAGATGAATGCTGCTGGAACTTGTGCTAGCACTTCTCCTCAAAGTGAAGGCACTGAGAATGGAAACAATTCTCCCTTGAACACATGCACAGTCAATAGCATTCTAGACAAAGAGGAAGTTTTTTTCAAGCCAGATCCAGTATATGATTCTTTAgtttcatttgatttttatgGGTCTCCAAGAGGTGAAAGAAGTGGAAGTCTACCAGCTGCAAACTTCAGAAATCATTCAATGGATTCTTTCACTGAGATCACTGAATTAAATATGAAAGGTGTCAATGAAGTGACTTGGCATTCAAATAGTGGCGATCAGGCAAAAATCAAAGCTAAGGTAAACCCATTAGTTTCAGCAGTACATCTGATAGGTGATGGAGTTTCTCAAGTACAATCTTTCGGTAATAGGGCTGTTTCGAATCTTGTGAGTTTCTTGaacatagaaaatgaagaaacagaTTCCTTCGTGAGTTTCTCAACTGATCATTCATCTGACGATGGGATGAATGATGCCATAGGGAGTCAGGAAACAGATTGCGAATGTATGGCCCACATGCTTTCTGTGCAATCTGTTGGTGAGCATGCCGTGCCCAGTGCTGCATGTCTGCAGATTCGTATGATCTTCTGTTATATATGGGCCCAAATTCGATCAAACAATGATTTTGTGTGTTACTGTTCCTTCATCCTGATATTCTTGTGGAACTTCACTTTGCTTTCCATGGTTTACCCTGCAGCTCTCTTTTTATATGCTCTCTGTGTGAATACTGGTCCAAGTAACTTGTTCTGGGTCGTCATGCTAATCTACACAGAgatttgtattttatttcagTATTTGTGTCAAATCATTATCCAACACTGTGGATTGACCTTTGATGTGAGTTTGCTTCAGGAATTAGGATTTCCTGCACGTAGGATCATGTCGTCGTTTGTAATAAGGAACTTACCACTTTTTCTAGTGTATATATTTACACTCCTGCAAACCACCATAACTGCAAGAGATGGTGAATGGGCAATGGCTAAATGTGTTGGCATTCACAAGAGAAGAAATCAATGTCAGGAAGAGGCTGTAACTAGTAATGGGTTCATGACAAGAATAGTGACCTTGCTATTATCAACTTCTCGAAATGTGATCAGGCGGCTCTTTAGAAGCCTCTGCAGGTATTGGAAATCTTTGACAAAAGGAGCAGAAACTCCCCCTTACTTTTTGCAGCTGTCTATGGAAGTAAATTTGTGGCCTGAGGATGGTATTCAGCCAGAGAGAATTGAATCAGGAATAAACAAATCACTTGATGTTGTTCATGATAGAAGATGGCATGCAAAGAGTCGAAATCATTTGCACTTAGCGAGTAGGGTTCGTATTCAAAGCATTGAAAGGAGTCCCGAAAATGATAGTATAGGTCTTGCTGTTTTTGAGGTATTATATGCATCTCCTCCATTAGAATGTACTCATGAAGAATGGTACAAATCACTAACTCCAGCATCTGATGTAGCCAATGAGATTCTAGAAGCTCATCATACTGGTATCTTTAAGGAAATAGGATTCCCATACCTGATACTTTCTGTAATTGGGGGAGGCAAAAGGGAAGTAGATCTGTATGCGTACGTATTTTGTGCTGATTTGGCTGTTTTCTTCTTGGTGGCCATTTTCTACCAATCAGTCATAAAAAACAATAGTGAGTTCCTTGAAGTCTATCAGCTTGAAGACCAATTCCCGAAGGAGTTTGTTTTTATCTTAATG ATGATCTTTTTCTTGATAGTAATTGATCGCATCATATACCTCTGTGCATTTGCAACTGGAAAAGTTATCTTCTATCTTTTCAATCTTCTCCTTTTCACATATTCTATCATGAGGTATGCTTGGTATGTGGATCCATCTCATAAACACGCTGGAAGATTAGCACTCCGTGCTATATATTTCACGAAGGCAATATCTCTGGCTCTACAGGCTGTACAAATCCGATTTGGGGTTCCTCGTGAAAGCACTTTGTATATGCAATTTTTGACAAGTAGTGTGTCACAAGTCAATTATTTAGGTTTTCGACTTTACCGAGCCCTACCATTCCTTCATGAACTGCGATGTGTACTCGACTGGTCGTGTACAACTACATCGTTGACCATGTATGATTGGTTAAAG TTGGAAGATATTCATGCAAGCTTGTTTCTTGTCAAATGTGATGTGGATCTGAATAGGGCTAGACACCAACAAGGACACAAGCAGACCAAAATGACTAAATTCTGCAATGGGATATGCTTGTTCTTCGTACTGATGTGTGTTATATGGGCTCCTATGCTG ATGTACAGCAGTGGTAATCCGACGAACATTGCGAATCCTATTAAGGATGCCAGTGTCCGAATTGATATAAAAACTGTCAGTGGAAGGCTTACATTATTTCAGACAACTTTGTGCAAGAAGATCTCATGGGAAGAAGCTGGTGATTCAAATCTAAACCTGGATCCTCAGGGTTATTTAACAGCATACAGTGGGAAAGACATTCAATTAATTTGTTGCCAAGCTGATGCTAGCACTATGTGGCTTGTTCCCCCTATTGTCCAGGCCAGATACATGAAATCTCTAACGGGAAGCATGGGCATTACTTTTTCTTGGCAATTTACCAGGGATAGACCCAAAGGAAAGGAAGTGGTGAAATATGAATTAGTTGTTCAAGATCAGGATCTTCCGAAAGCTTCACAAGTGATAAAAGTTCTAAATGGTAGCACCAATAGTTTCACAATATATAATGTCTATCCAAGATATTTCCGGGTCACTGGTTCTGGTGATGTGCGGTCTCTTGAACATGTG GTAGAACTAGTTGGTGGGGATCTTGTTCTCAATCGTGGCAATCCAGAGTGGTGGTCTTTCCATGATATAAATGCATCATATGTAACTGGATGTGGCAACATAGCAGGACCCATGGCCATAATTGTCTCTGAAGAAACTCCGC AGGGCATTCTTGGTGAGACATTAAGCAAGTTCAGCATTTGGGGCCTTTACATTACATTTGTGCTAGCAGTTGGCAGGTTCATTAGACTGCAATGTTCTGACCTGAGAATGAGAATACAATTTGAGAACCTTCCTTCTTGCGACAG GTTGCTAGCAATATGCGAGGATATTTATGCTGCAAGAGCGGAGGGTGAGCTTAAGGTGGAAGAGGTACTGTATTGGACCCTCGTGAAAATTTATCGATCTCCTCATATGCTGCTCGAGTACACTAAGCTGGACTAG